The genomic interval GCCCGCCGAATAGCCGACGATCATCTGAATGGTTTTGCCTTGGTAGTAAGGTTGTGCTGGGGCGCTGCTCGGGATCGACGAGAAACCAGCAACAATCACGAACAACTTCATGAGCAGGACCATAAGAATGCCTCCCACCGTTGCGATTCGGAGAGAAAATTAGAGCTAAGTTCGCCCCACACTGTCAACCCTTGTGCTGCTTCTCCTTGCGGCCGCCGAGCGCGCGCCAGACTCGCTCCGGCGTCAGCGGCAAATCGCGCACCCGCACGCCGGTGGCGTTGAACAACGCGTTGCCGATGGCCGGCGCGGCGGACACCACGCCGGACTCGCCCATGCCCTTGGCACCGTAGGGACCCGGGCCATCGCAATTCTCGATGAGCGCCGAATCGAACTGTTCTGGTAAATCGGTAAAGCGTGGCACGCGGTAGTCGACCAGGCTCGCGTTCAGCGGTTGGCCGTTTTCATACTCGAGCGATTCGAAAAGCGTATTGCCCAACCCCTGTACCGTCGCCCCTTCGTCCTGTCCTTCCGCCTGCACGGGATTAATCGCTTTGCCGACGTCGGCCACGGTGACATATTTTTCCAGCTTGATCGCACCGGTCTCTTCGTCCACCGAAATTTCCGCGGCGCCCATGCCGGTTTCCCAAAATAGCGGGAAAGTCTTTCCCAGCGCGCCGTCGGGACGCATGGTGCCGCGCCCGATCAATTCACCGCCGGGCATGCCGAAGTAGGCGCTGACGATTTTCGCATATGAGATTCGTTTATCGCCTGCGCTGGCTTCACCATCTTTCAGCGAAATATTGCCCACGCTTGTTTTGAAACATTCGGCTGCCGCATCGATCACCTGCCGTCGCAAGTCTTCCGCCGCCGCTTTCACCGCGCTGCCCATCACCGTGGTCGAGCGGCTCGCGCCGGTGGAGCGATCAAACGGCGTCGCCAGCGTGTCGGTGCCGCGCATGATCACGCGCTCGACCGGAAGCGACAGCTCTTGCGCGACGATCTGACTGAGAATCGTGCGTGCGCCCTGCCCCACTTCGGTCGTGCCGGCGAGTAAGATCACGCTGCCGTCGGCGAGGAGTCGCACTAGCGCTACCGAAACGGGCATCGCTTCAGAGTCAGAAACTCCAACCGCAACTCCGACACCCTTGGGCGCTTTGCGCTTTGCACTCTGCCAGTCAAGCGGCGCCACCGCTGCTTTCGTCCCCTGGCGCAGATCGGCGTCCACCGCCGTCGAGCCGGGCTTGAGCGTTTCGCCGCGATCGAGCAATTGCCGCATGCGATATTCAAATGGCTCGATACCGCAGCGCGCTGCGATCGAATCCATGTGCGACTCCAACGCCCAGATCGTCTGCGGCCCGCCAATGGAGCGCATGGAACCGGCGGGAACGGTATTGGTGTACAGCGCCAGCACGTCGACTTTACAGTGGTCGAGCTTATAGGGCCCGATCATGCGGCTGATGACTCTTTTCGCCACGCGTGGCCCGTTGTCGGCGTAGGCGCCGGTGTCCATCACGACTTCCGCTTCGCGCGCGACCAGTGTGCCGTCGCGCTCGATGCCGGTTTTCATGCGAATGCGCGCGTTATGGCGCCGCGTGGTCAACATCGATTCGGTCACGCTCTGGACGACGCGCACCGGCCGCCCACCGGCTTTGCGCGCGATGGCCACGGCCAGCGGCTCGATCTTGAAATAGGACTTGCTGCCGTAGGCGCCGCCGACAAAGGGCACGATCACTTCGACCTTGGAATGGGGATAGCCAAACATATGCGCCAGCTCGGAGCGCACCAGAAACGGATGGGCCGAAGAGCTCCACAGCGTAATGCCATCGGCCGTCACCCGCGCCACCGCGCTGTGCGGCTCCATGGCATATTGGTAAATCATCGGAAAGGTAAATGTCTCTTCGACGATTTCCTCGGCTTCGGCGAAGGCCTTATCAGGATTCCCTTTGATGAAGCGCTCACGATGACAGATATTGCCGCCAAAAGTCTCACCGACCCCGGCGACGTCGTGAAATTCGCCGGTGCCCGCTTGGTTCGGATGAAGCAGCGGCGCGCCTTCGGCCAGCGACGCGTCGGCGTCGGCAATGATTGGCAGCTCGCGATACTTCACGTCGATCAACGCCAGCGCTTCTTCGGCGATGAGCCCATCTTCAGCCGCAACCACCGCCACCGGCTCACCGACGAAGCGCACGCGATCAGTAGCGACCACCGCGCGGTCGCGCAAACAGTTGCCATAATAAGGATCGATATCTTTCAGGTCGTCACGCGTGAGGATGGCAACTACGCCAGGCAATGCCTGCGCTCGGGTCCAGTCTATTAAGACAATTTCTGCGTGCGGCAGCGGGCTGCGCAAAACTTTCGCTTCGAGTAGATCAGAGAAATTTAAGTCACCGGTGAATTTCGCTACACCGGTGACTTTTTCAACGCCGTCGATGCGGCGAGTGGGAGAGCCGATAAATGTCATTCTGAATTACTCACCACGAAGGCACGAAGATCACGAAGTTCGGATAAAAACCTTTTCTGACCTTCGTGCCCTTCGTGGTGTAAAAAGATCCCCACTCAGATCACCGACCGTTCCGGCAAGATCGTCTTCAACACGCGCAAATAGTTGCCGCCGAGAATCATGCGAATCTCGTCGTCCTTGTAGCCATGTTTCTGCAAGCCATCGATCAGGTTCGGCAGATCCTCGATCTCCTCGAACCCTTTGATCAGCGGGTCTTTGTGCAGCGGATGATGCCGATCTTTGAGCGTGCGCGGTCCGTCGTATTTGACGAAATCCATACCCAGTGCCATGTGCTCGATGCCGATCAGGTTGATGATGTAGTCCATATGTTTGAGCATGTCCTCGACGCCGACTTCGCCTGCGCCGACTCGCTCCGGCAGAGCGAGAATGCCGACCAAGCCGCCCTGTTTGGCGATCGCCTTCAACTGCTCGTCGTCTAAATTGCGTGGATTTTTCAACATGCCGCAGGCGTTGGCGTGGCTGACTAAGAGCGGCGCCGTGGCCACATCCAACGTCTGAAAAAAGCCCTCACGGTTCATGTGCGACAAGTCGACGATCATGCCGAGGCGGTTGGCTTCCTTGATGACTTGAACGCCGAAATTCGTCAGCCCGCCGCCGGTGCGGTTTTCCCACACGCCGTCGCCCAACTCGTTGCGAAAATTCCACACGGGCTGAATCGAGCGCAGCCCCAAGCGATAAAAATTTCTTAAGTTCTCGATGCTGCCGCGCAGCGGCATGCAGCCTTCAAAATGCAGCAGAAATTTCACCGTGCCGGGCTCGGCTTTCTCGGGTAGATCGCCGCGGGTCTTGACCATCTGAATCATGCCCTCGGAGCGCGGCGCTTCTTCGAGGAACTGATCGATCTGTTCGAGGGCGGTTTCCAAATAGCGCCCGGTATTTTGCGAGTGCGAATAAGAATCGCCGCAGATCGCATAGACCGTCATGTTGATGCCGTCGCGGATCAAGCGCGGCGCCAACGCATCGCGGACCGGCGACTCTTCGCCGACCGATTTGCGGTAGATCTGTTCGTAGACATCGCGGTGGCCTTCGATCACCAGGCTCGACATCAACAACTCTTTGGCGTCCATCTGTTTTCCTTTTCTTGAAGCGCTCCGACTATTGGGGTAGTAATAGCGGCTAAATCCTTCTCAAGCAAGGTAATCTCTTTGAACCCACGCAAGCTGTTTTGCCTATTCGCGCTCGTTTTGACGGCGACCTTCGGCTGCAAGTCTGCACCCAAGGGTGGCGCCGATAATCACTTCCGCGTCAATCTCGGCGTCGAGCCGCCGTCGTTGGATTGGTCCAAGGCCACCGACCATGTTTCGTTCAATGTGATTTCCAATCTGATGGTCGGCCTGAGCGAATTCGACAAAGATCTCAAACCCGCGCCGGTGGTCGCCAAATCTTGGGATGTTGTCGACGGCGGCAAGAAGCTGGTGTTTCACCTGCGCGATGACGTGCTCTGGAGCGACGGCAAGACAGTGCGGGCGCAGGATTTCGAGTATTCCTGGAAGCGGCTGCTCAATCCGAAGACCGCGTCGGAGTATGCCTATATCCTCTACGACATCGTTAACGCCGAAGCCTATAACCGCGGCAAAGCCGAAGCGTCCAGCGTCGGCGTGCGCGCCCGCGACGACGTTACCCTCGAAGTGGAGCTGAACCATCCCGCCTCCTACTTTCTCGCCATCACGACCTTCGAAGTGACGTTCCCACAGCGCCAGGATGTCATCGAAAAATTCGCCACGCGTTGGACCGAGCCTGGCAATATCATCACCAACGGTCCGTTCACGCTGGCTTCTTGGAAGCATGAAAATGAAATCGAGCTCCAGGGTAACCCGAAGTTTTTTCGCGGCAAGCCGGCCATGGATCGCGTGACGATGGTAATGGTGAATGAGAAAACCACGGCTCTGGCGATGTATGAGCAGGGCAATCTCGATTTCATCGACAACCACAGCATTCCGGCGCTGGAGAAGAAAAAGCTTGAAAGCAAGCCGGGCTTCAAGCGCGTGCCGCAGTTGCGCGGCTACTATTACGGCTTCGTCATTGACCGAAAGCCGTTCGATGACGTGCGCGTGCGCAGGGCGTTTTCCTTAGCCATCGACCGCAACGTGTTTCCGACCATCCTGCACGGCGGCGAAATCCCCGCGACCTCGTGGATTCCCCCAGGGATGCTGGCACACAAAAAAGAGCTTGGCCTTCGCCTCAATGTCGAGGAAGCCAAGAAACTGCTGCGTGAGGCCGGCTACCCTGACGGCAAAGGCTTTCCTCCCGTGGTCTTAGCCTACAACACCGAGGAAGACCACAAGCTGGTCGCTGAAGCGGTGCAGAGCATGTGGCAAAAAAACCTCGGCGTGGTGGTCAAGCTGGAGAACCAGGAGTGGAAAGTCTACCTAAAAAAGCTGCAAAACGATCCGCCCAACATCTTTCGCCTGGGTTGGGGCGCAGACTATCCCGACCCGGATAATTTCATGAAGCTGTTCACCGCCAACAGCGGCAACAACCACACGCGCTGGAAAAATCCGAAATACGACCAGCTCTTGGAACAAGCGGCGCGCGAGTTGGACAACGGCAAGCGCGCCAAGCTCTACGACGAAGCACAGCAGATGCTCATCGAAACGGACGCCGCCATCATGCCATTTTTCTGGACCGCCGAAAGCACGGTGCTCAATCCGAAATTCGCTGGCGTGGAGTTCAACTCCATGGCGCGCATGGACCTGCGCAATGTGCGGGTAGCGGGGAAATGATTCGAATACAGAATCACTGCCACTGTGTTGATATCGACGACACATTCATGCTAGGTGCGAGAGAATAACCAATCATCGAGGGAAAGGTAGAGCTCATGGAACTCAGCGAAGACGACGTCCTGCATATCTTGAAACTAATCGACGAGTCGCATTTCGATTACTTCCAGCTCGAAGTGGGCGATTTGAAAATTACCGTCAGCAAGGGCGACCCCATACCGCTCGGCAGCAACGCGCAACCCGTGGTCATCAGCGCTGCGCCTGCCACTGCCGCACCAGCAGCAGCGCCGAAACCAGCAGCGGCCCCCGCCACTGCACCGCAAGCTGCGAAGCCCGCAGCGATTCCCGAAGGCCACGTCGCGATCACGGCACCGCTGCTAGGAACCTTTTACGTCGCGCCCGAGCCAGGCGCACCGCCATTCGTCAAAGTCGGCCAGAAGGTCACCGAAGACACCACCTGCGGCTTGATCGAGGTCATGAAGGTCTTTAATAGCGTGCGCGCCGCCGTCAAAGGCACCATCGTCGAAGTGGTCGCGCAAAACGGCAGCTTCGTCGAGTTCGGCCAGCCGCTGTTTATTGTAAAACCGTAGATCGAATTATCTCGAGCAGAGGCGCAGAGGATAGAAACAACTGAGAGCCTAAACCCTCAGGTCCAGCGCTGAAGCAGAATCGTAGTCACCCTAGGGGCAGGTCTCAGACCTGCCCCTCTCGCTTTATGCGCGTGAACACTCTTTTATCCAGGAGCTCCCCATGAGCGTCACCCGAGTCCTAGTAGCCAACCGCGGCGAGATCGCCGTGCGCATCATCAAAGCCTGCCAAAGTCTCGGCATCGAAACCGTCGCCGCGGTCTCCGACGCCGACCGCGAGAGCATGGCGGCACAGATCGCCAATCGTTCGGTCTGCATTGGCCCACCGCGCTCGACGGACAGCTACCTGAAGGTGGAAAATCTCATGGCCGCCGCAATCGGCACTGGCTGCGACGCGCTCCATCCAGGGTACGGATTTCTCTCAGAACGCGCCGCTCTCGCTGAAGCTTGTGTCGAAAACAAAATCACCTTCGTCGGCCCGAGCGCGCAGAACATCACTATGATGGGCGACAAGCTCGAAGCGCGCAAAATCGCTCGCGGCGCCGGCGTGCCGCTGGTGCCCGGCTCCGATCAAGCGCGCAATCCGCACGAAGCGGCGCAGCTCGCGCGGGACATCGGCTTTCCGCTTTTGCTCAAGGCCTCCGCCGGCGGCGGCGGACGTGGCATCAAGCTCGTCTGGAATGCCCACGAGATCGAAGACACGTTCAAAATGGCCGCCGCCGAAGCGCGCGCGGCCTTTGGCAACGACACCCTCTACATGGAGCGCTACGTCGGCAACGCGCGCCATATCGAAGTGCAGATTCTCGGCGACCAGCACGGCAATGTAATTCATCTCGGCGAGCGCGACTGCTCGCTGCAGCGGCGCCATCAAAAGATCGTCGAAGAGGCGCCGGCCTACGCCGTGCCGGCGGAAGTGCGCGGGAAAATTTGCAACGCCGCCGCCACGCTGGCGCGCAGCATCGGCTATCAGAGCGCGGGGACAATTGAATTTATTTACGACAACGACACGGCGGATTTTTATTTCCTCGAAATGAACACGCGCATCCAGGTCGAGCACCCCGTGACTGAAATGATCACCGGTGTCGACCTGGTCGGACAGCAACTGCGCATCGCCCGCGGCGAGCCGCTGCCGTTCATGCAATCCGACATCAAGTTCAACGGCCATGCCATCGAGTGCCGCATCACCGCCGAGTCGCCGCAGCACGACTTTCGGCCTTGCCCCGGGCGCATCACCCAGTGGCAGGCGCCCATGGGGCCGGGCATTCGCCTCGATACCCATTGTTACGAAGGCTACATGGTACCGCCCTATTACGATTCGCTGCTTGCCAAGCTCATCGTCCACGCCAACACACGCCAGGAATCGGCGGATAGAACCAATGTTGTGTTGGATAATTTTCACGTCAGCGGCATCGACACGCTGATTCCGTTTCTCAAAGTCGTCATTGCCGACGGCGAATATCGCGACGGCAAAGTGAACACGCGCTGGTTGGAGAAAAAGTTGGCAGACTACTCGGCCGCACTGGTGGGATGAACAAGCAGGGAGCAAAGAGCGCGGAGCAGGGAGCCGGAAACCAGGTAGCGCGCCGCTATCTCTGACAATAAGCTGGCGAGCTATCCGATCCGGCTCTGGCTCCCTGCTCCATGCCCCCTGCTCCCTGCTGACTTGTGACCTCTGACTTCTGATCTCTGATAGCAGGAGGCGCCCATGGCAGACGCACCCAGTAATCTCTTTCGTGTCACACTGCTCGGCACCGGGGCGCCGCCGCCGGTACTGGACCGCTTCGGCCCGAGCACGCTGGTAGAGGTTGGCAAAGAAAAATTCATTTTCGACGCCGGCCGCGGCGCCATGCAGCGGCTGCACCAATTGGGCATTCCGTTTGCCGACATCACCGGACTGTTTCTTACCCATCACCACTCCGATCACCTCGTCGGCTTTGTCGACCTCTGGCTCACCGGCTGGATCGGCCGGCCGTGGGGCATGCGAACGACGCCGTTAAAAGTTTGGGGACCGGACGGCACCAAGCAGATGATGGAGCATCTGCCCAAAGCGTTTCACGTCGATATCCGGGTGCGCAGCCACAATTATCCGCCGGACGGGGTCAAGCTCGAAGCCGATCAAATCAACGAAGGCATGGTCTACGACCGCGGCGGCGTGCGCATCTTCGCATTCGAAGTTGACCAC from Deltaproteobacteria bacterium carries:
- a CDS encoding peptide ABC transporter substrate-binding protein, with the translated sequence MSLNPRKLFCLFALVLTATFGCKSAPKGGADNHFRVNLGVEPPSLDWSKATDHVSFNVISNLMVGLSEFDKDLKPAPVVAKSWDVVDGGKKLVFHLRDDVLWSDGKTVRAQDFEYSWKRLLNPKTASEYAYILYDIVNAEAYNRGKAEASSVGVRARDDVTLEVELNHPASYFLAITTFEVTFPQRQDVIEKFATRWTEPGNIITNGPFTLASWKHENEIELQGNPKFFRGKPAMDRVTMVMVNEKTTALAMYEQGNLDFIDNHSIPALEKKKLESKPGFKRVPQLRGYYYGFVIDRKPFDDVRVRRAFSLAIDRNVFPTILHGGEIPATSWIPPGMLAHKKELGLRLNVEEAKKLLREAGYPDGKGFPPVVLAYNTEEDHKLVAEAVQSMWQKNLGVVVKLENQEWKVYLKKLQNDPPNIFRLGWGADYPDPDNFMKLFTANSGNNHTRWKNPKYDQLLEQAARELDNGKRAKLYDEAQQMLIETDAAIMPFFWTAESTVLNPKFAGVEFNSMARMDLRNVRVAGK
- the accB gene encoding acetyl-CoA carboxylase biotin carboxyl carrier protein; translated protein: MELSEDDVLHILKLIDESHFDYFQLEVGDLKITVSKGDPIPLGSNAQPVVISAAPATAAPAAAPKPAAAPATAPQAAKPAAIPEGHVAITAPLLGTFYVAPEPGAPPFVKVGQKVTEDTTCGLIEVMKVFNSVRAAVKGTIVEVVAQNGSFVEFGQPLFIVKP
- the accC gene encoding acetyl-CoA carboxylase biotin carboxylase subunit, with the protein product MSVTRVLVANRGEIAVRIIKACQSLGIETVAAVSDADRESMAAQIANRSVCIGPPRSTDSYLKVENLMAAAIGTGCDALHPGYGFLSERAALAEACVENKITFVGPSAQNITMMGDKLEARKIARGAGVPLVPGSDQARNPHEAAQLARDIGFPLLLKASAGGGGRGIKLVWNAHEIEDTFKMAAAEARAAFGNDTLYMERYVGNARHIEVQILGDQHGNVIHLGERDCSLQRRHQKIVEEAPAYAVPAEVRGKICNAAATLARSIGYQSAGTIEFIYDNDTADFYFLEMNTRIQVEHPVTEMITGVDLVGQQLRIARGEPLPFMQSDIKFNGHAIECRITAESPQHDFRPCPGRITQWQAPMGPGIRLDTHCYEGYMVPPYYDSLLAKLIVHANTRQESADRTNVVLDNFHVSGIDTLIPFLKVVIADGEYRDGKVNTRWLEKKLADYSAALVG
- a CDS encoding xanthine dehydrogenase family protein molybdopterin-binding subunit — protein: MTFIGSPTRRIDGVEKVTGVAKFTGDLNFSDLLEAKVLRSPLPHAEIVLIDWTRAQALPGVVAILTRDDLKDIDPYYGNCLRDRAVVATDRVRFVGEPVAVVAAEDGLIAEEALALIDVKYRELPIIADADASLAEGAPLLHPNQAGTGEFHDVAGVGETFGGNICHRERFIKGNPDKAFAEAEEIVEETFTFPMIYQYAMEPHSAVARVTADGITLWSSSAHPFLVRSELAHMFGYPHSKVEVIVPFVGGAYGSKSYFKIEPLAVAIARKAGGRPVRVVQSVTESMLTTRRHNARIRMKTGIERDGTLVAREAEVVMDTGAYADNGPRVAKRVISRMIGPYKLDHCKVDVLALYTNTVPAGSMRSIGGPQTIWALESHMDSIAARCGIEPFEYRMRQLLDRGETLKPGSTAVDADLRQGTKAAVAPLDWQSAKRKAPKGVGVAVGVSDSEAMPVSVALVRLLADGSVILLAGTTEVGQGARTILSQIVAQELSLPVERVIMRGTDTLATPFDRSTGASRSTTVMGSAVKAAAEDLRRQVIDAAAECFKTSVGNISLKDGEASAGDKRISYAKIVSAYFGMPGGELIGRGTMRPDGALGKTFPLFWETGMGAAEISVDEETGAIKLEKYVTVADVGKAINPVQAEGQDEGATVQGLGNTLFESLEYENGQPLNASLVDYRVPRFTDLPEQFDSALIENCDGPGPYGAKGMGESGVVSAAPAIGNALFNATGVRVRDLPLTPERVWRALGGRKEKQHKG
- a CDS encoding MBL fold metallo-hydrolase; this encodes MADAPSNLFRVTLLGTGAPPPVLDRFGPSTLVEVGKEKFIFDAGRGAMQRLHQLGIPFADITGLFLTHHHSDHLVGFVDLWLTGWIGRPWGMRTTPLKVWGPDGTKQMMEHLPKAFHVDIRVRSHNYPPDGVKLEADQINEGMVYDRGGVRIFAFEVDHGGEALPAFGYRIHHRGHSVVLSGDTTFNENLIRYAQGTDLLVHEVTAAAGAAAENKEQLKRISANHTTPEQAGIVFSRVQPKLAVYNHLLLFGGAKAEDLIPATRQNYTGPLVVGEDLMRFEIGERVTAI